A DNA window from Leopardus geoffroyi isolate Oge1 chromosome A1, O.geoffroyi_Oge1_pat1.0, whole genome shotgun sequence contains the following coding sequences:
- the NIPAL4 gene encoding magnesium transporter NIPA4, with protein sequence MELRASNTSCQNGSLISLYCSSQQVLCQIVSDLSPQVPSNVTSTSWKERFRQSYGFYIGLGLAFLSSFLIGSSVILKKKGLQRLVASGATRAVDGGYGYLKDAMWWAGFLTMAAGEVANFGAYAFAPATVVTPLGALSVLISAVLSSYFLGESLNLLGKLGCVICVAGSTVMVIHAPEEEKVSTVIEMAAKMKDTGYIVFAVLLLVFCLILIFVIAPRYGQRNILVYIIICSVIGSFSVSAVKGLGITIKNFFQGMPVVRHPLPYILSLILALSLSTQVNFLNRALDIFNTSLVFPIYYVFFTTVVVTSSVILFKEWYSMSVVDIVGTLSGFVTIILGVFMLHAFKDLDISQTSLPHMHKNPTPSPTPEPTVIRLEDKNVLVDNIELSSTPSPEEKPKVFIIHS encoded by the exons ATGGAGCTGCGGGCCAGCAACACCAGCTGCCAGAACG GTTCCCTGATCAGCCTTTactgctcctcccaacaagtccTGTGCCAGATCGTCAGTGACCTCagcccccaggtgcccagcaATGTCACCTCTACCAGCTGGAAGGAGAGGTTCAGGCAGAGCTACGGATTCTACATTGGTCTGGGCCTGGCCTTCTTGTCCAGCTTCCTCATCGGCAGCAGTGTCATCCTCAAGAAGAAAGGCCTTCAACGACTGGTGGCCTCGGGGGCCACACGGGCTG TGGACGGAGGGTATGGCTACCTGAAGGATGCCATGTGGTGGGCTGGATTTCTCACCA TGGCTGCTGGAGAGGTTGCCAACTTCGGGGCCTATGCATTTGCTCCTGCGACAGTTGTCACGCCTCTGGGAGCGCTGAGCGTCCTCATAAG TGCTGTCCTGTCCTCATACTTCCTGGGAGAGAGTCTGAATCTGCTGGGGAAGCTGGGCTGTGTGATCTGTGTGGCCGGCAGCACAGTGATGGTGATACACGCCCCCGAGGAAGAGAAGGTCTCCACCGTCATTGAGATGGCTGCCAAGATGAAAGACACAG GGTACATCGTGTTTGCTGTGCTTCTGCTGGTGTTCTGCCTCATCCTCATCTTCGTCATCGCCCCACGCTATGGACAAAGGAACATCCTCGTTTACATCATCATCTGCTCTGTGATTGGGTCCTTCTCCGTGTCTGCCGTCAAGGGTCTGGGCATCACCATTAAGAACTTCTTCCAGGGGATGCCAGTTGTGAGGCATCCCCTCCCCTACATCCTGTCCCTCATCCTGGCACTTTCTCTCAGCACTCAGGTCAACTTCCTGAACAGGGCACTGGACATTTTTAATACTTCCCTGGTGTTCCCCATCTACTATGTGTTCTTCACGACGGTGGTGGTTACCTCCTCCGTCATCCTCTTCAAGGAATGGTACAGCATGTCTGTAGTGGACATTGTGGGCACCCTCTCTGGCTTTGTCACCATCATTCTGGGTGTGTTCATGCTTCATGCTTTCAAAGACCTGGACATCAGCCAGACCAGCTTGCCCCACATGCACAAAAACCCaaccccatctcccacccctgaGCCCACTGTCATTAGACTAGAAGACAAGAATGTCCTTGTGGACAATATAGAACTCTCCAGCACCCCATCACCAGAAGAGAAGCCCAAAGTATTTATAATCCATTCTTAA